Proteins encoded within one genomic window of Sphingomonas cannabina:
- a CDS encoding molybdopterin molybdotransferase MoeA, with protein sequence MTETPSCPAHVPLEEALALIRTEAVPLDLETVPIADAGLRVLGETLRARIDAPRGNVAAMDGFAIQDSVARAGRRTFDIAGTTYAGSERGTALEPDSAYRVMTGGLIPPAADRVIPFELVDEHDGRIHINGALPHSLHVRTQGSDFRAGDPLLERGTLLDPARLLVAMASDQPSVAVHRRPRLRIVASGDELVPAGTALGVEAGVPDSISAALLLFARQWGAESLGAVTVGDDVAAIEDAARRAIADSDILVLAGGASNGDRDLARPALRAAGLRLGFAGVAIKPGKPAWFGRIGRTHVVGLPGNPAAALVVARLFLAPMIHALSGRSFDDALQWREMPLSRPVPAVGTRETFLFARSDSSGVEVIARQSASTQLPLAGAEMIVRRPPEAPSLSPGTLVPTLDLLR encoded by the coding sequence ATGACGGAGACGCCATCCTGCCCCGCCCATGTTCCGCTCGAGGAGGCGCTTGCCCTGATCCGGACCGAGGCGGTTCCCCTCGATCTGGAGACCGTTCCCATCGCCGATGCCGGCCTTCGCGTCCTCGGCGAGACGCTTCGCGCCCGGATCGATGCTCCGCGCGGGAATGTTGCCGCCATGGATGGATTTGCGATTCAGGACTCCGTGGCACGGGCAGGACGCCGGACCTTCGACATCGCCGGAACGACCTATGCCGGGAGCGAGCGGGGCACGGCGCTTGAGCCGGATTCGGCCTATCGTGTCATGACCGGCGGGCTGATACCGCCTGCCGCCGACCGGGTCATCCCGTTCGAGCTGGTCGACGAGCATGACGGCCGGATTCACATCAACGGCGCCCTCCCCCATAGCCTGCACGTGCGGACGCAAGGGAGCGATTTCCGTGCCGGTGACCCGCTTCTCGAACGCGGGACGCTGCTGGACCCGGCGAGGCTGCTGGTGGCGATGGCCTCCGATCAACCCTCCGTTGCGGTCCATCGGCGGCCGCGGCTGCGGATCGTGGCGAGCGGGGACGAGCTGGTCCCGGCGGGCACCGCGCTCGGCGTCGAGGCCGGCGTCCCCGACAGCATCAGCGCGGCGCTGCTGCTCTTTGCCAGGCAATGGGGCGCCGAAAGCCTGGGCGCGGTCACCGTCGGCGACGACGTCGCGGCGATCGAGGACGCGGCCCGGCGCGCCATCGCCGACAGCGACATCCTCGTGCTGGCGGGCGGCGCGTCGAACGGCGATCGCGATCTGGCGCGGCCGGCGTTGCGCGCGGCCGGACTCCGGCTCGGTTTTGCGGGAGTCGCGATCAAGCCCGGGAAGCCGGCCTGGTTCGGCCGGATCGGCCGGACCCACGTTGTCGGGCTTCCCGGCAATCCCGCCGCAGCGCTGGTGGTCGCCCGGCTGTTCCTGGCGCCAATGATCCATGCATTAAGCGGGCGGAGCTTCGATGACGCGCTGCAGTGGCGAGAGATGCCACTGTCGCGCCCGGTTCCCGCGGTGGGGACGCGGGAGACCTTTCTCTTCGCCCGAAGCGACAGCAGCGGCGTGGAGGTCATAGCGCGGCAATCCGCCTCGACCCAGCTGCCACTCGCCGGGGCCGAGATGATCGTCCGCCGCCCGCCGGAAGCGCCGTCGCTTTCGCCCGGCACGCTCGTGCCGACCCTCGACCTGCTGCGATAG
- the mobA gene encoding molybdenum cofactor guanylyltransferase, giving the protein MRTLGIVLAGGRSSRFGSDKAEAMLAGRRLLDHAIAALSPHCDEVAVAGRASVPHLSLADRPRSGLGPLGGLAAALHHAAAHGFGQVLSIPVDCAVLPPGIRTMLEPAPSYLASQPVIGLWPAAAASRLDDLLAGSGSRAMRAFAEAIGAREVASDFAFPNINTRDDLAALSGAPE; this is encoded by the coding sequence ATGAGGACGCTGGGCATCGTGCTGGCCGGCGGCCGCTCCAGCCGCTTCGGATCGGACAAGGCGGAGGCGATGCTCGCCGGGCGCCGGCTGCTCGACCACGCGATCGCGGCGCTATCGCCGCATTGCGACGAGGTCGCCGTGGCCGGCCGGGCGAGCGTCCCCCATCTGTCGCTCGCCGATCGCCCGCGGTCCGGGCTGGGCCCACTCGGCGGGCTCGCCGCAGCGCTCCACCATGCGGCGGCGCACGGTTTCGGGCAGGTGCTCAGCATTCCGGTCGATTGCGCGGTGCTCCCGCCCGGCATCCGGACGATGCTCGAGCCAGCGCCGTCCTATCTGGCCAGCCAGCCGGTCATCGGCCTGTGGCCCGCCGCCGCTGCCTCCCGGCTCGACGACCTGCTCGCCGGCAGCGGGAGCCGCGCGATGCGGGCCTTTGCCGAAGCGATCGGGGCGCGGGAGGTCGCGAGTGACTTCGCATTCCCCAACATCAACACGCGGGACGATCTCGCCGCCTTGTCCGGGGCGCCGGAATGA
- the fdhD gene encoding formate dehydrogenase accessory sulfurtransferase FdhD, producing the protein MIFDQTAMAQPDLPIRNISVRRLGLAEPGDDASLRSVPIEAPVSIEVCGLGYAVMMATPSDLVDYALGFAMSEGLVERPDQVEAIDVDQVGGGWVVRAALPPERAEIALDRARRRVTESSCGLCGMDNIEQVLRPLPAVTARISIDRSAIARALASLPDHQPLGRATGAAHVAAFCSPDGEIVRAREDVGRHNALDKLIGALARAEIDPASGFILLSARCSYELVEKTVRAGCPMLVTISAPTSLAAERAAAAGLTLVTLARADSALIVSDVHRAIG; encoded by the coding sequence ATGATATTCGACCAAACCGCGATGGCCCAGCCTGATCTTCCGATAAGAAATATCTCCGTTCGTCGGCTCGGCCTGGCCGAGCCCGGCGACGACGCATCATTGCGCAGCGTGCCGATCGAGGCGCCCGTTTCGATCGAGGTCTGCGGTCTCGGCTACGCCGTCATGATGGCGACACCGTCGGACCTGGTCGATTACGCGCTCGGCTTTGCGATGAGCGAAGGGCTGGTGGAGCGGCCGGATCAGGTCGAAGCGATCGACGTCGATCAGGTCGGCGGCGGCTGGGTCGTGAGGGCCGCCTTGCCGCCTGAGCGCGCCGAAATCGCTCTCGATCGGGCGCGCCGGCGGGTGACCGAAAGCAGCTGCGGCCTGTGCGGCATGGACAATATCGAGCAGGTGCTGCGGCCGCTGCCGGCGGTGACGGCGCGTATCTCGATCGATCGGAGCGCTATCGCTCGCGCGCTCGCTTCGCTGCCCGACCATCAGCCGCTCGGACGGGCGACGGGCGCGGCGCATGTCGCGGCGTTCTGCTCTCCCGACGGGGAGATCGTGCGGGCGCGCGAGGATGTCGGCCGGCACAATGCGCTCGACAAGCTGATCGGCGCGCTCGCGCGGGCGGAGATCGATCCGGCGTCGGGCTTCATTCTTCTCTCGGCCCGGTGCAGCTACGAGCTGGTCGAGAAGACCGTCCGGGCGGGATGTCCGATGCTGGTCACCATCTCGGCGCCGACCAGCCTTGCCGCCGAGCGGGCGGCCGCGGCCGGCCTGACCCTCGTCACGCTCGCGCGCGCCGATTCCGCCCTGATCGTCAGCGACGTACACCGAGCGATCGGATGA
- the thiC gene encoding phosphomethylpyrimidine synthase ThiC: MADIPARTEIGVTTGPIRGSRKIHVGPLNVAMRAIDLEPSSGEAPLNVYDTSGPYTDPNARIDIMAGLPARRRDWILARGDVESYDARAVRPEDNGQLGPDRSGGVDPFPNVVRRPLRAKSGANVSQMHYARRGIVTPEMEYVATRENLGREMLRDYVRDGESFGAAIPDYVTPEFVRDEVARGRAIIPSNINHPETEPMAIGRNFLVKINANIGNSAVASNVAAEVDKLVWAIRWGADTVMDLSTGRNIHDTREWIIRNSPVPIGTVPIYQALEKVGGIAEELTWEIFRDTLIEQAEQGVDYFTIHAGVRLPYVPLTAKRVTGIVSRGGSIMAKWCLAHHKESFLYERFDEITEIMKAYDIAYSLGDGLRPGSIADANDEAQFAELYTLGELTKRAWAQDVQVMIEGPGHVPMHKIKENMDKQLEACGEAPFYTLGPLTTDIAPGYDHITSGIGAAMIGWYGTAMLCYVTPKEHLGLPDRDDVKVGVVTYKLAAHAADLAKGHPAAKLRDDALSRARFEFRWRDQFNLSLDPETAEQYHDQTLPAEGAKTAHFCSMCGPKFCSMKITQEVRDFAAKQNAPVESFVAAEEAEAGMQAMSDVFREKGGEIYLPEAE, translated from the coding sequence ATGGCCGATATCCCCGCTCGCACCGAAATCGGCGTCACGACGGGCCCCATCCGCGGCTCGCGGAAAATCCACGTCGGCCCCCTGAACGTCGCGATGCGTGCGATCGACCTCGAGCCCTCGTCCGGCGAAGCCCCGCTCAACGTCTACGACACCTCCGGCCCCTATACCGACCCGAACGCGCGCATCGACATCATGGCCGGTCTTCCCGCCCGCCGCCGCGACTGGATCCTCGCCCGCGGCGACGTCGAGTCCTACGACGCGCGCGCGGTAAGGCCCGAGGACAACGGCCAGCTCGGCCCCGACCGCTCCGGCGGCGTCGATCCCTTCCCCAACGTCGTCCGGCGGCCCCTGCGCGCCAAGTCCGGCGCCAACGTCAGCCAGATGCACTACGCCCGCCGCGGCATCGTCACCCCCGAGATGGAATATGTCGCCACCCGCGAGAACCTCGGCCGCGAGATGCTGCGCGACTACGTCCGCGACGGCGAGAGCTTCGGCGCCGCCATCCCCGACTATGTCACGCCCGAGTTCGTCCGCGACGAGGTCGCCCGCGGCCGTGCGATCATCCCCAGCAACATCAACCACCCCGAGACCGAGCCGATGGCGATCGGCCGCAACTTCCTGGTCAAGATCAACGCCAACATCGGCAATTCCGCCGTCGCCTCCAACGTTGCGGCCGAGGTCGACAAACTGGTGTGGGCGATCCGCTGGGGCGCGGACACGGTGATGGACCTCTCCACCGGCCGCAACATCCACGACACCCGCGAGTGGATCATCCGCAACTCGCCGGTGCCGATCGGCACCGTCCCCATCTACCAGGCGCTGGAGAAGGTCGGCGGCATCGCCGAGGAGCTGACCTGGGAGATCTTCCGCGACACCCTCATCGAGCAGGCCGAGCAGGGCGTCGACTATTTCACCATCCACGCCGGCGTGCGCCTGCCCTACGTGCCCCTGACGGCGAAGCGCGTCACCGGCATCGTCAGCCGCGGCGGCTCGATCATGGCGAAATGGTGCCTGGCGCACCACAAGGAGAGCTTCCTCTACGAGCGCTTCGACGAGATCACCGAGATCATGAAGGCCTATGACATCGCCTATTCGCTGGGCGATGGCCTCCGCCCCGGCTCGATCGCCGACGCCAACGATGAGGCCCAGTTCGCCGAACTCTACACGCTGGGCGAGTTGACCAAGCGGGCGTGGGCGCAGGACGTCCAGGTGATGATCGAGGGCCCTGGCCACGTGCCGATGCACAAGATCAAGGAGAACATGGACAAGCAGCTCGAGGCCTGCGGTGAGGCGCCCTTCTACACATTGGGACCGCTCACCACCGACATCGCGCCGGGCTACGACCACATCACCTCGGGCATCGGCGCGGCGATGATCGGCTGGTACGGTACGGCGATGCTCTGCTACGTGACGCCGAAGGAGCACCTCGGCCTCCCCGACCGCGACGACGTCAAGGTGGGCGTCGTCACCTACAAGCTCGCCGCCCACGCCGCCGACCTCGCCAAGGGCCACCCCGCCGCCAAGCTGCGCGACGATGCCCTGAGCCGCGCGCGGTTCGAGTTCCGCTGGCGCGACCAGTTCAACCTGTCGCTCGATCCCGAGACGGCCGAGCAGTACCACGACCAGACGCTGCCGGCGGAGGGCGCGAAGACCGCCCACTTCTGTTCGATGTGCGGTCCGAAGTTCTGCTCGATGAAGATCACCCAGGAGGTGCGGGACTTCGCGGCGAAGCAGAATGCGCCGGTGGAAAGCTTCGTCGCCGCCGAGGAGGCGGAGGCTGGGATGCAGGCGATGAGCGACGTGTTCCGGGAAAAGGGAGGCGAGATCTACCTGCCCGAAGCGGAGTAA
- a CDS encoding MipA/OmpV family protein, giving the protein MIERVAPLAALAIALAAVPAAAQDNPPPPAEPRNDSFATIGVGIATVPDYEGSDDNRIAPFPAAMGQVSGYRFTLIGNRLSVDLIRNRPGPGWDLQLGPVAAVNFNRSSTKSIDDPRIKALGKVDTAIELGGYAGIARTGVITSDYDRLSVSVTYRHDVAGSHDSGIWTPTVSYMTPLSRKAMVGLFASADHVEGKYARTYFSVTPGQSIASGLPVYNARGGWKNLTLGAMAGVSLTGDLTHGLSLVGGGAWSRLMNDFADSPVTSVAGDRNQWIGTVGLAYTF; this is encoded by the coding sequence ATGATAGAACGCGTTGCTCCGCTTGCCGCCCTCGCGATCGCGCTGGCGGCCGTCCCCGCCGCTGCCCAGGACAATCCGCCACCGCCCGCCGAGCCCCGTAACGACAGCTTCGCCACCATCGGCGTCGGCATCGCCACCGTGCCCGACTACGAAGGCTCCGACGACAACCGTATCGCGCCTTTCCCAGCGGCGATGGGGCAGGTGAGCGGCTATCGCTTCACGCTGATCGGCAACCGCCTCAGCGTCGATCTCATCCGCAACCGCCCGGGGCCCGGCTGGGACCTCCAGCTCGGCCCGGTGGCCGCGGTCAACTTCAACCGCAGCTCGACCAAGAGCATCGACGATCCGCGCATCAAGGCGCTCGGCAAGGTCGACACCGCGATCGAGCTCGGCGGCTATGCCGGCATCGCGCGCACCGGCGTCATCACCAGCGACTATGACCGCCTCAGCGTCAGCGTCACCTACCGCCACGACGTCGCCGGCTCGCACGACAGCGGCATCTGGACGCCGACCGTCAGCTACATGACGCCCTTGAGCCGCAAGGCGATGGTCGGCCTGTTCGCCAGCGCCGATCATGTCGAGGGCAAGTACGCCCGCACCTATTTCAGCGTCACGCCCGGCCAGTCGATCGCGAGCGGCCTGCCCGTCTACAACGCCCGCGGCGGCTGGAAGAACCTGACGCTCGGCGCGATGGCCGGCGTGTCGCTGACCGGCGATCTCACCCACGGCCTCAGCCTGGTCGGCGGCGGCGCCTGGAGCCGGCTGATGAACGACTTCGCCGACTCGCCGGTCACCAGCGTCGCGGGCGATCGCAACCAGTGGATCGGCACGGTGGGGCTCGCTTACACCTTCTGA
- the katG gene encoding catalase/peroxidase HPI — MDAPTTGDPLSSPAKQPAALRRLLGRTNRDWWPNQLSLEILQQNGLSSDPMGDDFDYAAEFKTLDYQAVKRDLHALMTDSQPWWPADYGHYGPFFIRMAWHSAGTYRTGDGRGGASSGSQRFAPLNSWPDNANLDKARRLLWPIKQKYGRKLSWADLLIMAGNVAFESMGAPVFGFGGGRKDVFEPEKDIYWGTEEQWVGHPENQTRIQPEKEMVLEEPLAAIQMGLIYVNPEGPGGVPEALQSARDIRETFLRMGMNDEETAALTAGGHTFGKAHGAGDASKVGAEPEGADIAQQGLGWQSGHESGMGDHTITSGIEGAWTPTPTKWDMSFFHMLLDYEYELVRSPAGAKQWQPVNQKPEDLAPGAHSPDRRLPTMMTTADMAFKVDPEYRKIIEKFRADPDYFADTFARAWFKLCHRDMGPKARYLGPEVPEEDLIWQDPIPKADYAPIDAGDVAALKGKIAESGLSVADLVKTAWASASTYRSSDHRGGANGGRIRLAPQKDWKVNEPENLARVLKVYEGIKADFDGSAGGGKKVSIADLIVLGGSVGIEQAARAAGHAIEVPFTSGRTDATEEQTDAAGFAVLEPKADGFRNYLSVRFSVPTEELLVDRAQLLGLSAPEMTVLVGGLRVLGANHDGSKHGVFTDRPGQLTNDFFVNLLDMGTAWKEVDPAGDEEFVGTDRRTDRPRWTATRTDLVFGSNSQLRALSEVYASADAGGKFVKDFVAAWTKVMNADRFDLAA, encoded by the coding sequence ATGGATGCCCCAACCACCGGTGATCCCCTGAGCTCCCCCGCCAAGCAACCGGCCGCGCTGCGGCGGCTGCTCGGCCGCACCAACCGCGACTGGTGGCCGAACCAGCTCAGCCTCGAGATTCTCCAGCAGAACGGCCTGTCGAGCGATCCGATGGGCGACGACTTCGACTATGCCGCCGAGTTCAAGACGCTCGACTATCAGGCGGTGAAGCGCGACCTCCACGCGCTGATGACCGACAGCCAGCCGTGGTGGCCGGCCGACTATGGCCACTACGGCCCCTTCTTCATCCGCATGGCGTGGCACAGCGCCGGCACCTACCGCACCGGCGACGGCCGCGGCGGCGCGTCGTCGGGCTCGCAGCGCTTCGCGCCGCTCAACAGCTGGCCGGACAATGCCAATCTTGACAAGGCGCGCCGCCTGCTGTGGCCGATCAAGCAGAAATACGGCCGCAAATTGAGCTGGGCCGACCTGCTGATCATGGCCGGCAACGTCGCGTTCGAATCGATGGGTGCGCCGGTGTTCGGCTTCGGCGGCGGGCGCAAGGACGTGTTCGAGCCCGAGAAAGACATCTACTGGGGCACCGAGGAGCAGTGGGTCGGCCACCCCGAGAACCAGACCCGCATCCAGCCCGAGAAGGAGATGGTGCTCGAGGAGCCGCTCGCGGCGATCCAGATGGGGCTCATCTACGTCAATCCGGAGGGTCCTGGCGGCGTCCCCGAAGCGCTGCAGTCGGCGCGCGACATCCGCGAGACGTTCCTGCGCATGGGCATGAACGACGAGGAGACCGCCGCGCTCACCGCCGGCGGCCACACCTTCGGCAAGGCGCACGGCGCCGGCGACGCGTCCAAGGTCGGCGCTGAGCCCGAGGGCGCGGACATCGCCCAGCAGGGTCTCGGCTGGCAGAGCGGGCACGAGTCTGGAATGGGCGACCACACCATCACCAGCGGCATCGAGGGCGCATGGACGCCCACGCCCACCAAATGGGACATGAGCTTCTTCCACATGCTGCTCGACTATGAATATGAGCTGGTGCGCAGCCCCGCCGGCGCCAAGCAGTGGCAGCCGGTCAATCAGAAGCCCGAGGATTTGGCCCCCGGCGCGCACAGCCCCGACCGCCGCCTGCCGACGATGATGACCACCGCCGACATGGCGTTCAAGGTCGATCCCGAATACCGCAAGATCATCGAGAAGTTCCGGGCCGATCCGGACTATTTCGCCGACACCTTCGCCCGCGCCTGGTTCAAGCTGTGCCATCGCGACATGGGGCCCAAGGCGCGCTACCTGGGGCCCGAGGTGCCGGAAGAGGATCTGATCTGGCAGGATCCGATCCCGAAGGCGGACTATGCGCCGATCGATGCGGGCGACGTGGCGGCGCTCAAGGGCAAGATCGCGGAGTCCGGCCTGTCGGTCGCCGATCTCGTCAAGACCGCCTGGGCCTCGGCCTCGACCTATCGCAGCTCGGACCACCGCGGCGGCGCCAACGGCGGACGCATCCGCCTCGCCCCGCAGAAGGACTGGAAGGTCAACGAGCCCGAGAATCTCGCGCGAGTGCTCAAGGTCTACGAGGGCATCAAGGCCGACTTCGACGGCAGCGCCGGCGGCGGCAAGAAGGTGTCGATCGCCGACCTGATCGTGCTCGGCGGCTCGGTCGGCATCGAGCAGGCGGCGCGCGCCGCCGGCCATGCGATCGAGGTGCCCTTCACCTCCGGCCGCACCGACGCGACCGAGGAGCAGACCGACGCCGCCGGTTTCGCGGTGCTCGAGCCCAAGGCCGACGGTTTCCGCAACTATCTCTCGGTCCGCTTCAGCGTGCCGACCGAGGAGCTGCTGGTCGACCGCGCGCAGCTGCTCGGTCTCAGCGCGCCGGAGATGACGGTGCTGGTCGGCGGCCTGCGCGTGCTCGGCGCCAACCATGACGGGTCGAAGCACGGCGTGTTCACCGACCGGCCCGGGCAGCTCACCAACGACTTCTTCGTCAACCTGCTCGACATGGGCACTGCGTGGAAGGAAGTGGATCCGGCCGGCGACGAGGAGTTCGTCGGCACCGACCGCCGCACCGATCGGCCGAGATGGACGGCGACGCGCACCGACCTGGTGTTCGGCTCCAACTCGCAGCTCCGCGCGCTGTCGGAGGTCTATGCCTCGGCCGATGCCGGCGGGAAGTTCGTGAAGGATTTCGTTGCGGCGTGGACCAAGGTGATGAACGCGGATCGCTTCGATCTCGCTGCGTGA
- a CDS encoding hemolysin family protein: MPEGQSRSGNGDNEPSSIWRGLRNLLFGEDSGETLRDRLEEVIDSHEDEGEGHRPIAGDLAPVERQMLRNLLHFGERDAGDIGVPRADIIAVEEQTSFADLVKLFAEAGHSRLPVYREELDTVIGMVHIKDVFEIVANGTTPPASITAIMRQPLYVPQSMGAIDLLAQMRQSRTHLAVVLDEYSGTEGLITIEDLIEEITGEIEDEHDEAPVAMLVPLDGGAWDADARAELEDVAETVDPRLGEVDEDVDTLGGLAFVLAGHVPEPGECLVHDSGWTLEVTEADSRRVTRLILHPPRPAREEDEVA, encoded by the coding sequence ATGCCCGAGGGCCAAAGTCGCAGCGGGAACGGCGACAACGAACCTTCCAGTATCTGGCGCGGCCTGCGCAACCTCCTGTTCGGCGAGGACAGCGGCGAGACGCTGCGCGACCGCCTCGAGGAAGTGATCGACAGCCATGAGGACGAGGGCGAGGGCCACCGCCCGATCGCCGGCGACCTCGCCCCGGTCGAGCGGCAGATGCTGCGCAACCTCCTCCACTTCGGCGAGCGCGACGCCGGCGACATCGGGGTTCCGCGCGCGGACATCATCGCGGTCGAGGAGCAGACCAGCTTCGCCGATCTGGTGAAGCTGTTCGCGGAAGCCGGCCACAGCCGCCTGCCGGTCTATCGTGAGGAGCTCGATACGGTGATCGGCATGGTCCATATCAAGGACGTGTTCGAGATCGTGGCAAACGGCACGACGCCTCCCGCCTCGATCACCGCGATCATGCGCCAGCCGCTCTACGTCCCCCAGTCGATGGGTGCGATCGACCTGCTCGCGCAGATGCGTCAGAGCCGCACGCATCTCGCCGTGGTGCTCGACGAATATTCGGGCACCGAAGGCCTCATCACCATCGAGGACCTGATCGAGGAGATCACCGGCGAGATCGAGGACGAGCACGACGAGGCGCCGGTGGCGATGCTGGTGCCGCTCGACGGCGGCGCCTGGGACGCCGATGCGCGTGCGGAGCTGGAGGATGTCGCCGAGACGGTCGACCCGCGGCTCGGCGAGGTCGACGAGGACGTCGACACGCTCGGTGGGCTCGCCTTCGTGCTCGCCGGCCATGTGCCCGAGCCCGGCGAGTGCCTGGTCCACGACAGCGGCTGGACGCTCGAGGTGACTGAGGCCGATTCGCGCCGCGTCACTCGGCTGATCCTGCATCCGCCCAGGCCCGCGCGCGAGGAGGACGAGGTGGCCTGA
- the ybeY gene encoding rRNA maturation RNase YbeY, whose translation MIDVAVLREDPWPEGEWEDLATRAAVAAIERTPQGEWIGLPTAIEIAVRLTSDEEVHTLNRQYRGKDKPTNVLSFPMVQPDLLDTVTQGSDDGEVILGDIVLAHGVCVAEAADKGISVEHHATHLIVHGVLHLLGHDHGDDAAAEAMEEIERAALASLGIADPYAIDPDFIDED comes from the coding sequence ATGATCGACGTCGCCGTCCTCCGCGAGGATCCCTGGCCCGAGGGCGAATGGGAGGACCTCGCCACCCGCGCCGCCGTCGCCGCGATCGAGCGGACGCCGCAGGGTGAGTGGATCGGCCTGCCGACCGCGATCGAGATCGCCGTGCGGCTGACCTCCGACGAGGAGGTCCACACGCTCAACCGTCAGTATCGCGGCAAGGACAAGCCGACCAACGTCCTCTCCTTCCCGATGGTGCAGCCCGACCTGCTCGATACGGTGACGCAGGGCTCCGACGACGGCGAGGTGATCCTCGGCGACATCGTGCTCGCGCATGGCGTCTGCGTCGCCGAGGCGGCGGACAAGGGGATCAGCGTCGAGCATCACGCGACGCACCTCATTGTCCATGGCGTGCTCCATCTGCTAGGCCACGACCACGGCGACGACGCCGCGGCGGAGGCGATGGAGGAGATCGAGCGCGCGGCGCTGGCGAGCCTCGGCATCGCCGACCCCTACGCCATCGACCCAGATTTCATCGACGAGGACTGA
- a CDS encoding type II toxin-antitoxin system VapC family toxin, with amino-acid sequence MTLFIDASVLVAILAEESGFDALADQLDQAPRRLWSPMSCWEAISGLRRSHGYDVEQAREDVTAYARTRRFDLVPVGAAELEIALDAYQTYGRSSGSPARLNMGDCFAYACAKANQARLLYKGDDFIHTDLA; translated from the coding sequence TTGACCCTGTTCATCGACGCTTCGGTGCTGGTCGCGATCCTCGCGGAGGAAAGCGGTTTTGACGCATTGGCCGATCAGCTCGATCAGGCGCCACGACGACTATGGTCGCCGATGTCCTGCTGGGAAGCGATCTCGGGTCTGCGCCGCTCGCACGGGTACGACGTCGAACAGGCGCGCGAAGACGTGACGGCCTATGCTCGGACACGCCGTTTCGACCTGGTGCCGGTCGGCGCGGCGGAATTGGAGATCGCGCTCGACGCCTATCAGACCTACGGCCGCAGCAGCGGCAGCCCCGCCCGGCTCAACATGGGCGACTGTTTCGCCTATGCCTGCGCGAAGGCCAACCAGGCCCGCCTGCTCTACAAGGGCGACGACTTCATCCATACGGACCTCGCCTGA
- a CDS encoding type II toxin-antitoxin system VapB family antitoxin, which produces MASLYIKDGETAELASRIARRLGTTKTEAVRRALLKVEAELGPQAAKQSTVEWLREYRRDHPLPPPTGLKADKAFFDELWGEDPD; this is translated from the coding sequence ATGGCATCGCTCTATATCAAGGACGGCGAAACCGCGGAGCTGGCCTCGCGCATCGCACGCCGGCTCGGCACGACCAAGACCGAGGCCGTCCGGCGCGCCCTGCTCAAGGTTGAGGCGGAGCTGGGACCGCAGGCCGCCAAGCAATCGACAGTCGAATGGCTTCGCGAATATCGCCGCGATCATCCGCTGCCGCCGCCGACCGGCCTGAAGGCCGACAAGGCATTCTTCGATGAGCTCTGGGGCGAGGATCCCGATTGA